One part of the Acinetobacter sp. XS-4 genome encodes these proteins:
- a CDS encoding HAD-IIIA family hydrolase yields the protein MASYALLEQARHLQALVLDVDGILSDGFVTLTNSGDEIKSFDIRDGLGMKLAQQAGMKVIIITGRKSNIVEKRMSDLGVDLVFQGREDKGSALREACAQFNILPSDCLYMGDDWPDLSAFAIAGMSVTVPNGHEEVRRRAHLVTQSMGGRGAVREVCDMLLIAKGIYQELLEKYLAVPH from the coding sequence ATGGCATCTTATGCATTGTTAGAACAAGCACGTCACTTACAGGCATTGGTTCTGGATGTTGATGGTATTTTGAGTGATGGTTTTGTAACTTTGACCAATAGTGGCGATGAGATTAAATCATTCGATATTCGTGATGGTTTAGGTATGAAACTTGCGCAGCAAGCAGGCATGAAGGTCATCATTATTACAGGCCGAAAAAGTAATATTGTTGAAAAGCGAATGTCTGATTTGGGCGTAGACCTCGTTTTTCAAGGTCGTGAAGACAAAGGTTCTGCGCTACGTGAAGCATGTGCACAGTTTAATATTTTGCCTTCCGATTGCTTATATATGGGCGATGACTGGCCTGATTTATCTGCTTTCGCAATCGCAGGAATGAGCGTCACTGTGCCAAATGGTCATGAAGAAGTGCGTCGCCGTGCGCATTTGGTTACCCAGTCGATGGGCGGACGTGGTGCTGTACGTGAAGTCTGTGATATGTTACTGATCGCAAAAGGCATTTACCAAGAACTTCTTGAAAAATATCTTGCAGTACCGCATTAA
- the lptC gene encoding LPS export ABC transporter periplasmic protein LptC, translating into MDTRVLSIVAVVIAAISGGYYYYSGKAKKLDIGSAKNMTYSAQGVHLTQTDDQGNLYIRAEVRQLEQDMQQKTSKLDQLNASMYKDGKVDATFFAKQANGYDDNRKVILSGDVVATKLAPQGKIEFQTDELTGYPKTREIETDHQVIVQSPQADFVSKGLKANLNNGQYEFFNIRGKYAPKS; encoded by the coding sequence ATGGATACCAGAGTTTTATCTATTGTTGCTGTAGTTATTGCTGCTATAAGTGGTGGTTATTACTACTATAGTGGCAAAGCAAAAAAACTAGACATTGGTTCTGCGAAGAATATGACATATTCAGCGCAGGGCGTCCATTTGACTCAAACTGATGATCAAGGCAATTTGTATATTCGTGCTGAAGTTCGTCAGCTTGAACAGGATATGCAACAAAAAACATCAAAGTTGGATCAACTTAATGCTTCTATGTATAAAGATGGCAAAGTTGATGCGACGTTCTTTGCGAAACAAGCAAATGGCTATGATGATAACCGTAAAGTTATATTATCGGGTGATGTGGTCGCAACTAAACTTGCGCCGCAAGGGAAAATTGAATTTCAGACCGATGAGTTAACTGGTTATCCAAAGACCAGAGAGATTGAAACGGATCATCAAGTGATTGTACAGTCTCCACAGGCCGACTTTGTCAGCAAAGGATTAAAAGCTAATTTGAATAACGGTCAGTACGAATTTTTTAATATTCGAGGAAAGTATGCACCTAAGTCTTAA